In Aminiphilus circumscriptus DSM 16581, the sequence CCTTGGCCCGTCCACTTGGCGGGGGATGGAGGCAAGGAAGGAAATGGCGGAGCGGAACTTTTTTGAGGCCCTTGCGGCCGAATACGGGAGATCCTTTTCCGGCTGGGATTTTTCCTACGTCAATGAAAGGATGGTCTCGGATCCTCTGCCCTGGAATTATCGACTTGTTGTGACGGATGCCGTCTCCGCTTCCGGGTCGCTGCTCGACATGGGAACCGGAGGCGGTGAGTTTCTCGATTCCCTGCCCGCGCTGCCTCCGGTCACATTTGCGACGGAGGGATACGCGCCGAACGTGCCGATCGCGAAAGCCCGACTGCGTGAGAAAAACGTCCAGGTCGTCGAAATCGCCGCCGACGATGTGCTTCCGTTTGACGATCGCTCCTTCGACCTGGCGATCAACCGCCACGAATCGTTTGCTGCCGAAGAGGTGGCGAGAGTGCTGAGACCATCGGGAAGATTCATCACGCAGCAGGTCGGCGGCATGAATGGTCTCGACATCAACGCATCTCTGGGCGCGCCTCCACCGGGCCATGTCGGCTGGTGTCTGCTCGAGGCGAAAGAAAACCTTTTGTATGCGGGGTTCAAAATTACGACGTGTCGCGAGTACATTGGGAAAACGCGGTTCTATTATATATACAGTCTCGTGTATTTCCTGAAGTGCATTCCCTGGCAGATTGCCGATTTTTCCATCGACGCGTACTTCAGGCGACGGTGTCTCTTGAACAAAGAGATACAGGCGCGGGGATACAGGGATTTCATTCTCCATCGCTTTCTGCTCGTTGCGGAGAAATGAGTTCCGCTTCCCGATGGAATTTTTGCAACGGCAGCGGAATTCTTTCGGCACAGTCGGAATTGGAAAAGTGCGCGGATCGTGCCGGAGATGCCTCGTGGGTTTCGAAAACTCCAGGGAGTTGCCCCTGCTGCGGGAGTCCTCGACCCGGGTGGCAGGGCTCTTTCCTGGGCAACCGTGGAAGGGAATTATTTCTCGTGGGAGCGTTCCT encodes:
- a CDS encoding class I SAM-dependent methyltransferase, yielding MAERNFFEALAAEYGRSFSGWDFSYVNERMVSDPLPWNYRLVVTDAVSASGSLLDMGTGGGEFLDSLPALPPVTFATEGYAPNVPIAKARLREKNVQVVEIAADDVLPFDDRSFDLAINRHESFAAEEVARVLRPSGRFITQQVGGMNGLDINASLGAPPPGHVGWCLLEAKENLLYAGFKITTCREYIGKTRFYYIYSLVYFLKCIPWQIADFSIDAYFRRRCLLNKEIQARGYRDFILHRFLLVAEK